The Patescibacteria group bacterium sequence ATTATTGCCAATAGTCCTTCGCCATTTGTGGTTTTAGATGAGGTAGATGCAGCCTTAGATGAAGCCAACTCTATGCGTTTTGCAGAAATCTTAGAAGAATTATCGGCCAAAACTCAATTTGTAGCCATTACTCACAATCGAGCCACAATGCACAAATCAAAAATTATCTATGGGGTGACTATGGGAGATGATGGAGTATCAAAGTTATTGTCTATGAGTTTTGATCAGGCTGATGAAATAGCTCAATAATATATAGATTTTTTAGCCCGCCGCGTTTTACGCGGCGGGCTTTATAATTGACAAAAATTATATTATATGGTTATTATTAAAATTGATTCTGTACATATCTCAGCTTTTATACTAGAAGCATAAAAACACTCGCCACGATAGGACCCAAAAAAAGAAAGGAAAGTTTTTAACATGAAAGACAAAGCGGTTGCTAGGGTGATGGACGGAGACCTAGTGTTTCTGAGCTTGGAGGATCTGGGTGAAGACTTGTTGGTCCGGCTGGGAAGCAACGGTCAGCTCGACCACATCATGACTTCTGACGGGGTCAAACTACATATCTTCGATGTCTACTGTGTGGACGGTTTCTCCGTTCAACTCCACAGTGACAGTGATCGTCACAACGCCTTGCTCAAGTCGAGTATCGGCCACATCGCCGTTTCCCGCTCTTTCCTGCCGCCGGATTTCGCCGGCTAAGTCCCATACATGCGAGAACCCCCGCCGAACGTAGTTTGGCGGGGGTCTTTTTTTGGTTTAGATTATTTTCCGTAAACTCCGCGGACAAGATCAGGATTTTTGCCAGAGTCAGTCAGATACTTTAGATTGATATCGCGGACTGCTTCACACACTTGTTTTTGTTGATCAAGATCTACACTATCAAGCATTTCTATAAAAGCTTCAAAGTCTTTTATAAAACAATGACCGCCAGCACCACGGCCACCTTGGTGTATGACGTCAAGGTGTGTTGGGCCAATACGCAAATCGTGCTTCATTCCTTCTTTGATAGTTTCAAAATCAAGACCCTTTTTTTCAGCCAGATCATAAAACATATTCATAAATACCACCTTGAAATAAAACCAACAGTTACCACCGTATTTGATCATTTCAGCGTTTTCTACTTGCATGACTTTGTTGTAGGGTGCTTTGGCCAGTACGCTCAAAACTAATTCACCTTTTTGCTTTAATGTTTCATTTTTGATATCAGTGACACCAACAATATTTCTATAAGGATGTTTAGCATCATGGGCAGCTGTTTTTTCGGTCAAAAACTCTGGACTATGCATTACAATTATATTGGGGTGTTGTGTTTGCATTTTTTTGGTGGTGCCGACTTGGACAGTAGATTTGATAACGGCAACTTTACCATCACCTATGAGATTTAAAACTTCATCCACTATAGAATCATCAAAACCTTCTGGAGTGGTGGGAGTAGGCACAGCAATAAGCACTATGTCACAATTTTTTATCTTATCTTTGTTTTCGGCATAGGTATCTATGTCATAGCGGACAATATTAAAACCGCGATTTTGGAAATCATCGGCATAATTTTTGCCTATCCATCCCTGGCCAATAAAGCCAATTAGCAATTTTTTTTCCATTTTTATTTGATAAAATTTTAAAACTGATTTTTATTATAACAATTTTAAAAATAAAGTCCAGCTTATTTTTTAATATATGTATTGACATAAGTCCTTAATTATAGTAATATTGACCCCGTTAAATAACCCCGTCAAAACGGGGTTCCCGCTAAGCGGGATTTAACGGGTAGAGCCCTTCTACTTCAGTAATAATTAACAAGCGAAATATTAAATGTTAGCCATTAGATTGCAAAGAGTCGGACGAAAAAAACAGCCACTTTATAGAGTGGTAGTTTCAGAAAAATCCAAGGATACCTATGGAAATCACCTAGAAATCCTAGGCAACTACAATCCTCATAAAAAAGAGGCCGTTTTGAAGGAAGACAGAATAAAACATTGGCTTTCTGTAGGTGCCCAAGCTTCTAATACCGTCAACAATCTTTTTATCAAAGAAGGCGTTATAGAAGGTAAAAAGGCCAAATCTGTAAGAATTACTAAAACCAGACAAGCCAAACAGAACGAAAAGAACAAGGCAGACACTGAAGCTAAGGCTAAAGAGGCTGAACCAAAAGTTGAAGAGCAGCCAGTTGTTGAAGAAAAAAACGAAGAAGTTAAAGAAGAGCAAATTAAAGAATAGTTTTTTGCTTCTTGACCTTATTTGAAAGCAATTATATAATATAAAAAGTTATTCTTGCTCATTAAAAGGGTATAACCCGATTTAGAAGATAATTAACCAAAAAGACATGGAAGATAAAGTATTTTTAGAAACAGTTGTTAAAGCTTTAGTCGAAAAACCAGAAGACGTTGTTGTCGAAAGGAATATCGACGAAAGAGGCGTACTTTTGACTTTAAAAGTCAACCCAGAAGAAATGGGAAAAATTATCGGTAAGCAGGGTCAAACAGCCCGTGCTCTAAGGACTCTTCTGCGTATCATTGGCAACAAGAATAATTCTTATGTCAATTTGAAGGTTTACGAACCAGAAAAAGAAGGTAGAGCTCCAAGAGAAGAAGCTCCAAGAGAAGAAGTTTCTAGCTCAGACGCCGATGTAGATGATTTGAAATTATAATTTTTGAACATTTATATTATAAAACATTAGACCGCAAACGCGGTCTTTTGTTTTTGTGGAATTTATAATATTATTAGATTATGAAAAAGGGGATTGATTATACAGGTATAAGTGTTGTCTATTTTTGTCATGATGGAAATGGCAATTTTATGATGGCCAAAAGATCTAAAGAGTGTCGTGATGAACATGGTCGATGGGATATTGGTGGAGGCGGACTAGAATTTGGGCATACTGTGATAGACACTTTACGGAAAGAAATTAAAGAGGAGTATTGTAGTGACGTAATTGAATATGAGTTTTTAGGTTATAGAGATGTGCACAGAGAGCATGATGGCCAAAAGACGCATTGGTTAGCCCTAGATTTTAAAGTTTTAATAGACAGATCTATTGTAAAAAATGGTGAGCCACACAAGTTTGACGAAATAAAATGGTATCAATTGAGTAATATACCACAAAATACCCATTCACAGTTTCCTAACTTTTTGAATCTGTACAAAGATAAATTATGAAGTTATGAATATTGGCCATGAAGCCGGTAATTTTAAATGGTGATTTAAGTAAAATAATATGTAATTGCGAACGCAGTGAAGCAAGCTAAAATTTTAGATTGCCACGCCCTTCGACTTGGTTCGAGTTCGCTCACCACAAGTCGTTCAGGGCTCGCAATGACAATAAAAATTAGAAATGAAGTTCGACATACTTACAATTTTTCCTGATAGTTTAGACAGTTATTTTAATAGCTCTATTTTGGATAAAGCCCAAAAGAAAAAACTAATAGAAATAAATACTCACGACATCAGAAAACAATCGACTGATAAACATCACAAAGTAGATGATACGCCCTATGGCGGCGGACCAGGCATGGTCATACAGATTGAGCCGGTTTATAAAACTTTGAAAAAAATCTATCCGCGCAAAAATAAATCTACCAGAGTGATATTGATGTCACCCCAGGGTAAAACTTTTGACCAAAATGAGGTCAAGCGTCTGACCAAATATAAAAGGCTGATTTTGATAGCGGGGCATTATGAAGCAATTGATTCCAGAGTTGATAATTTTATTGATGAAAAAATATCTTTGGGCAATTTTGTACTTACCGGCGGAGAGCTGGTCGCTGCCTGTATTATAGATAGTGTGGCTAGATTAGTGCCAGGAGTAGTGGGTAAAGAGGAGTCTATTCAAGAAGAGTCATTTTCTCAATATGATAAAAAAACTGAAAAGTTTAATATTGAATATCCTCAATATACCAGACCAGAGGTTTTTAGGGGGTTTAAAGTTCCAGAAATTTTACTTTCAGGGCACCATGGTAAAATAGCTAAATGGAGGCAGGAACAGACAAAGTATAGGAAATAACTTAGTTTTTGGGATTTTTATTAGACTATAAGCTAGTTTATTAAATTCTTATATATTATACTTGACAAATTCCTTTTTTTGCACTATCATGATGGAGCATTAATTTTAAGGTATAAAACTTTCGTAGCTGATTGAAAACAACCTGAGTTGCAAATAAAGATAAGACAGTAGTGTCTGAATGTTTCGGACCTTGCTGTTTTTTCTTAATATTGAAAGGTTATTTGACAAGAGAATACCACAAAAATTTAATGACTTGGAAGTGACGAGCTTTTAGTCAATTCAATTTTTTATTTTCAATTATTGAGTCAATATGACTCAAATTCTATAGTTTTTACTAAGAGTTTGATCCTGGCTCAGGGTGAACGCTGGCGGCATGTCTAAGGCATGCAAGTCGAAAGCCTAGCTTGCTAGGCTTGGCAAACGGGAGAGTAACACGTTGGTAATCTACCTCTATCTCGGGGATAACCCGGAGAAATCTGGAATAATACCCGATAGACATGGGGGGACATATGTCATTCCCATGTAAAGATCCGTCGGATAGAGAGGAGCCTACGGCACATCAGCTTGTTGGTGAGGTAAAAGCTCACCAAGGCTACGACGTGTAGCGGGTGTGAGAGCATGACCCGTCCCACTGGGACTGAGACACTGCCCAGACTCCTACGGGAGGCTGCAGTCAAGAATCTTCCTCAATGGACGAAAGTCTGAAGGAGCAATGCCGCGTGATCGATGAAGCTTTTCGGAGTGTAAAGATCTTTTATCAGGGACGAATTCGTGACGGTACCTGATGAATAAGTCACTGCTAACTACGTGCCAGCAGCAGCGGTAATACGTAGGTGGCGAGCGTTACCCGGATTGATTGGGCGTAAAGGGTCCGCAGGTGGCTCTAAAAGTCCTTGGTCAAATCTTGAGGCTCAACTTCAAGACTGCCAAAGATACTCTAGAGCTAGAGGCCGGGAGAGGCAAGCAGAATTGTCGGTGTAGTAGTAAAATGCGTTGATATCGATAGGAATACCAAAAGCGAAGGCAGCTTGCTAGAACGGTTCTGACACTCAGGGACGAAAGCGTGGGTAGCGAATGGGATTAGATACCCCAGTAGTCCACGCCGTAAACAATGGGTACTAAGCATTGGGAGTATCGACCCTCTCAGTGCTGTCTAACTAAGCTAACGCCTTAAGTACCCCGCCTGGGAAGTACGGTCGCAAGACTAAAACTCAAAGGAATTGACGGGAGCCCGCACAAGCGGTGGAGCATGTGGTTTAATTCGACGATAAGCGAGGAACCTTACCCAGACTTGACATCTAGCTGCAAACTCTAGGAAACTAGAGCTTCTTCGAGAGTGCTAGACAGGTGCTGCATGGTTGTCGTCAGCTCGTGTCGTGAGATGTTGGGTTAAGTCCCTTAACGAGCGCAACCCTTATCCTATGTTAAATGTTCATAGGAGACTGCCCCGGTTTAACGGGGAGGAAGGCGAGGATGACGTCAAATCAGCATGGCTCTTACGTCTGGGGCAACACACGTGCTACAATGGCCGGTACAATGGGTCGCAAAACCGCAAGGTGAAGCCAATCCCATCAAAGCCGGTCCCAGTTCGGATTGAGGTCTGCAACTCGACCTCATGAAGTTGGAATCGCTAGTAAACGCCGATCAGCTACGCGGCGTTGAATACGTTCTCGGGCTTTGTACACACCGCCCGTCACACCAAGAGAGTCGGTAGCACCCGAAGGCTGACATTAGTTGGACGAAGGTGAGACCGGTGATAGGGGTGAAGTCGTAACAAGGCATCCGTAGCGGAAGCTGTGGATGGATCACCTCCTTTCTAAGGAGTATAATCAGAACAACTCATCTCACAATCAGTTGTTCATAGTCGAACTCCTCCCATATTATGGGATGAGATAGTTGGCTAAAAGTAGTCACTTCTAAGTTATTAAAATAAAAAATCCCTTGCTTGATGCAGGGCTTTTTTTGTAAGAAGCTGGTTTGACAAAGGCTTGTCAAAAAATCATTTTTCTGGTATTATCTGACCTGTTGTACTATAAAAGCGTTTGAGTTGATGGGCATGTAGCTCAGTTGGTTAGAGCACCACACTGATAATGTGGGGGTCGGAGATTCGAGTTCTCCCATGCCCACCAGTTTAAGCGTTTTTAAAAGTTTGGCCACGGTAGCTCAGTGGTAGAGCAGAGGACTGAAAATCCTTGTGTCGGTGGTTCGATCCCGCCCCGTGGCACCACGATTAATTGTATAATAGTATAATTGTTTAATTGAAGAACACTATTAGTCTATTAACCTATTAATCAATTACACTATTATTTACGGGGTGTGGCGCAGTTGGCTAGCGCGCGTCGTTTGGGACGATGAGGCCGGAGGTTCGAGTCCTCTCACCCCGACCATTTAAAATTTACCTTCGCAGTGGCGGGCCTGCCTCGCCGAAGCGAAGCGTAGGCGGGTGTCGTATAGTGGTTTATTATGTCAGCCTTCCAAGCTGAAGAGGGCGGTTCGATTCCGCTCACCCGCTCCATCCTTCGCTAAAGCTTCTGATGGCACAGCCAGACACAGGGTTTTATAACCTAAATAAAATTCGCCAATTATGGCGTTTTTTTGCTATACTTAAAATATTATTAAAATAATCCAATGATAAAAAATAGCCTAGGCCTTAGTAAATCAACTTTAGATGCTATAATCAATCAATCAGTAGCTATACTTTGTGATGGCAATAACATAGAAAGAAGTATTCACGATATTTCCAAAAATCAAAATACTATGATTGATTTTGATAAAGTAATTCCGCGTTTGTTGAACGGTAGAGGACTCAATAGACTACTATATTTTAGAGAAGGCAAATCTATATCTTCTAAGTTTGCCGAAAGACTGCACGAAAATTATTATGGTTCAGTCATAGCTTGTCATAAATCAGCCGACATTCCATTGACTATCAAAGCCACTCAACTGGCTTCCAAGGTAGATACTATTATCATCATGTCTGGTGATTCAGATTATATAGATTTAGTGGATCATCTCAAAGGGGAAGGAGTTAGAGTAGAAATAGCCGCTGTCAAAAAAACAGCTGCCCAAGCTTTGATTGACGAGGCGGATTATTTTTATGAAATCACCAAAGAAGATTGGTTTGTGTACAAAGCTCCTCGCACATATCCCAGAAAAAAATAATTAGTGATTAGAAATTTTGTTATCATAAATTTATGAGTTTTGAAGATAGTTTTCAGGAAAATTTATCAGAAAAAGAATTAAACATAAGAAAATTAAGGGCAGAAGTTGAAAAAATTACCGATAGTCTTGGTTTTGGTATTGATGAAAATATCAAAGACAGCATAGTTGCTGTTAAGGCTCATGATTTTTCTACCAGTGCTTCTTGTGAGGGTCATTTGACGGATAAAGAAAACGATAGGTCATTTTTGTATCCCAGTATTGATATAGAAGAGCCAGAACCAGAGGGTTGGAGAGATGATGAAGAATTGCAAAGGCAATGGAGTGAGGCCAACGCCTTACAAAGAGAGAAAATGCAAAAGCTATTGGATGAATTTTATGCAGACAGAGATGTTGACGAAGTTTATAAACTAACAATAAACCCAAGAGGTATTTTTAATGCTTTTGTATTGGCCAGTGCTAAGTATAAAGAAAAGTATTTAAAACCCGATGAAAGTGAAGAGAAAGTTTTGCTTCGGGCACAAGCAGAAATGCAGGAGTTTACAAAATTTTTAATGAACAAGTATTATGATTAAAATAAAAATATCCGGCGGTGTGGTTCACGCTGTACCTGCAGACTTAAAAAAAGCACTAAGCGCTTCTATAAAAATAGCAACTGCTTGGAACGACCTTACACCATTGGCGCGCAACGAATGGATTTGCTGGACTACATCAGTTAAGAAGTTGGAAACAAGAAAACAACACATAGAGCGAGTGTGCGCTGATATGCTCAAAGGTAAACGAAGACCATGTTGTTGGCCTGGTTGTCCGCATAGATAATATAGTTTTAAAAACAGGCTTTTGTGGCTTGTTTTTTATTTTTTCTTTATAAAGAAGGGGGTTTGTCTTTTTTATAGGCTCTTGCTAAGATTTCTATATGGCGATTAAAAATCAGACACCCTTAGCTGACAGAATGAGACCCAAAAAATTGGAGCATTTTTTTGGTCAGGATAGTATTGTGGGTACTGGGAAAATGCTTCGTCAAGCGATTGAGAGCGACAATGTGCCACCAATGATTTTTTGGGGACCACCGGGTTCGGGCAAAACCACTCTAGCTCATATAGTAGCTCACTCTACTCATTCTGATTTTGTGCAGATTTCAGCAGTAACTAGCGGCGTAGCAGAATTGAGACAATTTATCACCAGAGCGGAGCAAAACAAAAGACTAGGTCAACAGACTATCTTGTTTATTGATGAAATCCATCGTTGGAATAAAGCTCAGCAAGACGCACTCCTGCCTCACGTGGAAAAAGGCACCATAATTCTCATTGGCGCCACTACAGAAAATCCCAGCTTTGAAGTGCGTGGTGCTTTGCTTTCTCGTTGTCGGGTCTTTGTTTTAGAAAGATTGGACAAAGAGCACATCAAAAAAATAATAGACAATACTTTGAAAGACAAAGAAAATGGTTTGGGCAATTTGAAGCTAAAAATATCTGACAAAGTCAAAAATTTGATAGCTGATTTTAGTAACGGCGATGCCAGGGCAGCCTTAAATGTTTTGGAATATGCAGCTTCTCTTTCTAAAACTATCAGTCAAGAAACAGTTAAAGAAGCATACCAGAAATCACACTTACTTTATGACAAGGATGGCGAAGAGCATTACAATATTATTTCTGCTTTGCATAAATCTATGCGCGGCTCAGATGCTAACGCTGCTTTGTATTGGCTAGCTAGGATGCTCGAAGCTGGTGAGGATCCAATATATATTGCTCGTCGTTTGGTCAGATTTGCTTCTGAAGATATTGGCTTGGCCAATTCCCGTGCTCTAGAACAAGCAGTATCTGCTTATCAAGCTTGTTCGTTTATTGGCATGCCAGAGTGTAATGTAATCTTGGCTCAGGCTGTGGTTTATATGGCCAAGTGTAAAAAATCCAATGATTTGTATGTGGCTTATAATAAGGCAAAAGCGGACGTCCAAAAGCACGGCAACTTATCAGTGCCACTGCACATTAGAAATGCTCCGACGGATTTGATGAAAGATTTGGGCTATGGTAAGGGTTATAAGTATAGTCCAGATTTTGATTATCAGGAAGAGCAGGAGTATTTGCCAAAAGAATTAAAAAATAAAAAATATTTAAAAGATTAATATTTATGCTCAGCAATAAAGATAAATTTAATTTATTTATTCAAATAACTAAGCGATTAAATAAAGAACTGTTGGTGAATCCGATTTTATTTGGTTCACTAGGTCTTAGTTTATTATTAGTACAAGAGATTAAAGTTAATGATATTGATATTTTAATACCGAAAAAGTTATTAGAAAACAAATGGCAACAGATAATTAAAATAATGGAAGATTTTGGTTTTTATTTAAACAATGAAAATGAGCATCAGTTTTTGAAAGACGAGTATGAAGTTGCTTTTGCCCAAGAAGATGATTTGGCAAAATTTATCGGTGATGGTGTCAGAGATTTTAAATTAGTCAAACAGGCGGGAGTAAATTATAGGGCACTTAGCTTGGAACAATATTTATTGACTTATCAAACTTTACTTAGAGATAATTATCGGCAAGAAAAAAGAGGCACAGCCGATAAGGATAAAATAAAAATGATAAAGAAAGCTCTTAATAGTTGATTTCTTTTACGTTGTTTTTTTGCTATAATAGAAAAATGCAAAAAATAAAGGCAATAATATTGCCCCTTATCATATATACTCTTATATTTAATCCATTTTCTGTCCGAGCTCAAGAAACTCGAGACATTGTTTTTCCGATTGAAAGCGGCTGGGATTATAATTTTAATGATAGTTATGGTGATCCTCGCAGCGGTGGTCGCACTCATGAAGGAATAGATATTATGGTAGATCAGATGACACCACTGGTAGCCGCAGTAAATGGTAGAGTGTCATATATAGTAGAGAGCGATAAAGGTTGGGGATTGGCAATATATATTGAGGATAGTGAAGGCTATTCATATAGATACTTACATATCAACAATGACACTCCTGGCACAGATGACGGCAAAGAAATTAGAGTTTATGCTTTTCCAAGTAATATAGTCAGAGGAGCGCAGGTGGCGGCTGGTCAGGTCATTGCTTTTGCCGGAGATAGTGGCAATGCTGAGTATGCTGGACACCATCTTCATTTTGAAATATGGACACCTAGTAGACAATCTATAAACTCATATCAATCCTTGATGGCGGCTCTTGGTCAGTCAGTAGCTACAGATGAAACGGAGGTATCTACGCCTACATATCAGTTTTCCAGAGATTTAGAATTGGGTGATGAAGGATTAGATGTCAAAGAACTGCAAAAATATTTGAATAGCCACGGCTTTGTGGTATCAACATCAGGAGCAGGCTCACCGGGCAATGAAACTATTTATTTTGGTCCGGCCACTCAAGCGGCTCTTATAAATTTTCAAAAGGACAATGGTATTAGTCCAGCGGTCGGGTATTTTGGCCCACTGACTAGAAATGTGATAAATAGCAGTCAAGCAATCAGTAATAATACAGTTACAGAAAATATTGGCACAATCAGCAATCCAGTAAACAATCAGTATTTGCAGGCTGGTTGGCTGGTCAGAGATAAAATATTGCCAAAAGTATTTTATGTAGCTAATAATCTAGAACTACAGTGGATAGTCAGTGAAGAAGTAGCTGTCAGAGAGTTTGGTCCAAACTGGTATCTGACTATAAAATATTTTGATGATTTGGAGGG is a genomic window containing:
- the rpsP gene encoding 30S ribosomal protein S16 — protein: MLAIRLQRVGRKKQPLYRVVVSEKSKDTYGNHLEILGNYNPHKKEAVLKEDRIKHWLSVGAQASNTVNNLFIKEGVIEGKKAKSVRITKTRQAKQNEKNKADTEAKAKEAEPKVEEQPVVEEKNEEVKEEQIKE
- a CDS encoding KH domain-containing protein, with translation MEDKVFLETVVKALVEKPEDVVVERNIDERGVLLTLKVNPEEMGKIIGKQGQTARALRTLLRIIGNKNNSYVNLKVYEPEKEGRAPREEAPREEVSSSDADVDDLKL
- a CDS encoding NUDIX domain-containing protein — translated: MKKGIDYTGISVVYFCHDGNGNFMMAKRSKECRDEHGRWDIGGGGLEFGHTVIDTLRKEIKEEYCSDVIEYEFLGYRDVHREHDGQKTHWLALDFKVLIDRSIVKNGEPHKFDEIKWYQLSNIPQNTHSQFPNFLNLYKDKL
- the trmD gene encoding tRNA (guanosine(37)-N1)-methyltransferase TrmD, which produces MKFDILTIFPDSLDSYFNSSILDKAQKKKLIEINTHDIRKQSTDKHHKVDDTPYGGGPGMVIQIEPVYKTLKKIYPRKNKSTRVILMSPQGKTFDQNEVKRLTKYKRLILIAGHYEAIDSRVDNFIDEKISLGNFVLTGGELVAACIIDSVARLVPGVVGKEESIQEESFSQYDKKTEKFNIEYPQYTRPEVFRGFKVPEILLSGHHGKIAKWRQEQTKYRK
- a CDS encoding NYN domain-containing protein, which translates into the protein MIKNSLGLSKSTLDAIINQSVAILCDGNNIERSIHDISKNQNTMIDFDKVIPRLLNGRGLNRLLYFREGKSISSKFAERLHENYYGSVIACHKSADIPLTIKATQLASKVDTIIIMSGDSDYIDLVDHLKGEGVRVEIAAVKKTAAQALIDEADYFYEITKEDWFVYKAPRTYPRKK
- a CDS encoding YdeI/OmpD-associated family protein, which translates into the protein MIKIKISGGVVHAVPADLKKALSASIKIATAWNDLTPLARNEWICWTTSVKKLETRKQHIERVCADMLKGKRRPCCWPGCPHR
- a CDS encoding replication-associated recombination protein A; its protein translation is MAIKNQTPLADRMRPKKLEHFFGQDSIVGTGKMLRQAIESDNVPPMIFWGPPGSGKTTLAHIVAHSTHSDFVQISAVTSGVAELRQFITRAEQNKRLGQQTILFIDEIHRWNKAQQDALLPHVEKGTIILIGATTENPSFEVRGALLSRCRVFVLERLDKEHIKKIIDNTLKDKENGLGNLKLKISDKVKNLIADFSNGDARAALNVLEYAASLSKTISQETVKEAYQKSHLLYDKDGEEHYNIISALHKSMRGSDANAALYWLARMLEAGEDPIYIARRLVRFASEDIGLANSRALEQAVSAYQACSFIGMPECNVILAQAVVYMAKCKKSNDLYVAYNKAKADVQKHGNLSVPLHIRNAPTDLMKDLGYGKGYKYSPDFDYQEEQEYLPKELKNKKYLKD
- a CDS encoding peptidoglycan DD-metalloendopeptidase family protein, coding for MQKIKAIILPLIIYTLIFNPFSVRAQETRDIVFPIESGWDYNFNDSYGDPRSGGRTHEGIDIMVDQMTPLVAAVNGRVSYIVESDKGWGLAIYIEDSEGYSYRYLHINNDTPGTDDGKEIRVYAFPSNIVRGAQVAAGQVIAFAGDSGNAEYAGHHLHFEIWTPSRQSINSYQSLMAALGQSVATDETEVSTPTYQFSRDLELGDEGLDVKELQKYLNSHGFVVSTSGAGSPGNETIYFGPATQAALINFQKDNGISPAVGYFGPLTRNVINSSQAISNNTVTENIGTISNPVNNQYLQAGWLVRDKILPKVFYVANNLELQWIVSEEVAVREFGPNWYLTIKYFDDLEGQGFSFGDYLQ